The Epilithonimonas zeae genome contains the following window.
TTTTTCGGCTGGTCTTCCAGTGTTGTAATGGTTGTAATAAACTGGGATTTGACCTTCTGTTCTTGGAAAAGTCATTGGCAGTTTTCCACTTGGATTTACATTTCCAAATAAAATATCCGCGATAGAGTTTCCAGCTTCTGTTCCCAACCACCAGCTGTAAACGATGGTTGAAATATTATCCGCTGCCCAATCAAAAACCAAAGGTCTTCCGGCATTAATCATTAATACAATTGGTTTTCCGGTTTTGGCAATTTCTTTCAATAAGTCTTCCTGAACACCTGAAAAATGAATATTGCTTCTGCTTTTTGCTTCGCCACTCATAGCGTGTCCTTCGCCAAGCGTCATTATCACGACATCTGCTTTTTTCGCCGTTTCGATGGCTTCTGCAAACATCGATTTGTCTTCGTCGTTTTCATTGCAGCCTTTTGCGTAAAGTAAGGTTGAGTTTTTGTCTAACTGATTTTTGATTCCATCAAATTGAGTCACGATTCTCTGCGCATCATCCTTGAAAGGAACAGACCAGAATCCGTGCATCGCAACCGCATCTTTTCCGAATGGACCAATCAAAGCAACTGTTTTTGTAGATTTTGAAAGTGGAAGAAGTTTCTTTTCATTCTTCAGAAGAACAACACTTTTTGCGCCGAATTCTCTTCCAAATTTTCTGTTCTCAAGATTATTGGTCTGCTGCTTTTGTCTGTCATTGTTAATAAATCTGTATGGGTCATCAAATAATCCCATTTCAAATTTTTTAATCAAAATTCTTCTTACCGCATCATCCACGAACTTGATATCCACTTTTCCTTCTTTCACTAGTTTCGGAAGCTGTTCCATATAGATTCGGCTTTCCATATCCATATCGCTTCCAGCAAGAATCGCTCTTTCTCCGGCTTCGGCATTGTCTTTTGCATAGCCGTGTTTTATCATTTCTCCAATACTTCCCCAATCCGAAACTACGAAACCTTTGAAGTTCCATTTATCTTTTAATAAATCTCTCAGGATATATTTGTTAGCCGTTGCAGGAATTCCATTAATATCATTAAATGAATTCATAAAGGTTGCAACGCCAGCTTCAGCAGCTGCTTTGAAAGGAGGTAAATAAGTTTCGTTCAATTGTCTCAAACTCATATCCACAGAGTTGTAATCTCTTCCGCCAACTGCTGCGCCGTAAGCTGCGAAATGTTTGGCGCAAGCCATTATCGCATCAATATTTCCTAAACCTTTTCCCTGAAAACCTTTGATTCTCGCCAATCCAATTTTTGTTCCGAGGTAAGTATCTTCGCCGGAACCTTCCATTACACGTCCCCATCTTGGGTCTCTTGCGATATCCACCATTGGCGCAAATGTCCAGTGAATTCCGTAGGCAGAAGCTTCAATAGCTGCAATTCTTTCAGATTTTTCTATCATTTCCAAATCCCAGCTTGCTGCCTGGCCAAGGTTGATAGGGAATGTCGTTCGGAAACCGTGAATCACGTCTTGTCCGAAGAGTAATGGAATTTTCAATCTGGATTCTAAAGCTAATTTTTGGAACGCTCTAGTTTCTTCTGCGCCAGTTACATTGAG
Protein-coding sequences here:
- the bglX gene encoding beta-glucosidase BglX, producing the protein MKKHFLSFLFLTFAISISAQKSIDQKVNELISKMTLEEKAGQLVQYSGFEYATGPQNSNSKKVLEEIKEGKVGSMLNVTGAEETRAFQKLALESRLKIPLLFGQDVIHGFRTTFPINLGQAASWDLEMIEKSERIAAIEASAYGIHWTFAPMVDIARDPRWGRVMEGSGEDTYLGTKIGLARIKGFQGKGLGNIDAIMACAKHFAAYGAAVGGRDYNSVDMSLRQLNETYLPPFKAAAEAGVATFMNSFNDINGIPATANKYILRDLLKDKWNFKGFVVSDWGSIGEMIKHGYAKDNAEAGERAILAGSDMDMESRIYMEQLPKLVKEGKVDIKFVDDAVRRILIKKFEMGLFDDPYRFINNDRQKQQTNNLENRKFGREFGAKSVVLLKNEKKLLPLSKSTKTVALIGPFGKDAVAMHGFWSVPFKDDAQRIVTQFDGIKNQLDKNSTLLYAKGCNENDEDKSMFAEAIETAKKADVVIMTLGEGHAMSGEAKSRSNIHFSGVQEDLLKEIAKTGKPIVLMINAGRPLVFDWAADNISTIVYSWWLGTEAGNSIADILFGNVNPSGKLPMTFPRTEGQIPVYYNHYNTGRPAEKSTDRNYVSAYIDLDNDPKFPFGFGLSYTDFKYSNFNLSSENLKGNQTLTINVNVANTGNFDGEEVVQLYIRDLFGKVVRPVKELKGFQKIFLKKGENKTVTFKLTPEDLKFYDDELKYDWEAGEFEIMVGTNSSDVMVKKIVWEK